Part of the Calditrichota bacterium genome, GTTTTAGTGAGTCGATGAAAAGTATTAAAAATATAATATAATTATCAATTTTGAAAATTCAAAGAATTTTTTTTAAAAAAAGTTTTTTGGATTCAATTTATGGCAAAAAAAAACCAAAACCTTAAGGAGACAAAAAAATGGCTAACGAAGGATACCGTGAACAAATCGACAAACTTAGCAATGAAACAAAAGACATGCACCGCGCGATTACTTCTCTCACTGAAGAATTAGAAGCAGTCGATTGGTACAACCAGCGCGTCGACGCCTGTAGCGATGACGAATTGGGAGCAATCTTGGCCCACAATCGCGATGAAGAAAAAGAGCACGCTGCCATGATATTGGAATGGATTCGCCGCAAAGATCCGACTTTTGACCATGAACTCAAAGATTATTTATTCTCAGAAAAGCCGATTGCCCATAAATAATTTTTTCATGCACTGAATCTCATAAAAATCGATTTAATGCCCGGCGCAGTGAAATCCATTGTGCTCATAATTTTTTGGGGATTCTTCATTATTTTATTTGCTCAAAAACTGCATATTTTGTGAATAGAGAAAAAGGATAAAAATAATGGGAAAAAAGAAAAAGAAAAAAATTACCCAGGCGCAACTTAAATCTGAAAGAAAACCAAACTTTTTCTCGGCGCATCCCCACTGGTCGGCGGCGATTATTTTGTTCGTTCTGCTACTCATTTTTTATTATCCGATTGTTTTTGAGAACAAAACCCTGCTGCCTCCGGACACGTTGACGGCGAAAAGCTACAACACCTTCGTGAAAGACGCGCTTAAAAGCGGGACTTATCCGCTGTGGAATCCGTACATTTTTTCCGGGATGCCGTCGTTTGCCAGTCTTTCCAGCGCTCCGTTGGTGAATATCGTCGATTCGATTGTGCAATACTCGATTCAGGCGGTGCGTTACGTCATTCCGTTGACGCCGTTCATGCGCATTATTTTGAACTACGTCTTTTTTGGCATGTTGGTCTATCTTCTGTTGAATTCCCTGAAAGTGAATCGCTACGCCAGCCTTTTCGGCGCCATTGCGGTGATGTTTGTGCCGCAGTATGTGGCTTTTACTGCCTTTGGGCACAATACCAAATTCCTGTCGCTGGTGCTGATTCCGTTGATTTTTTGGTCGGTGGATCGAATGATCAAAAAGCAAAATCTTTTCTATTTTTCTCTCACCGCGCTGGCGCTGGGTTTTCAGCTCATTCGCGCGCATGTGCAGGTGTGCTATTACACCTATTTGCTGCTTGGCATTTACATCATTTATCTCGCAGTGATCGAATTACGTGAGTCGAAAAAAATAACCGAGACGCTGAAGGGATTCGGCTTGCTGGTTGCAGCGGGCATCGCCGCGGTAGCCATGAGCGCGGTGATGTACGTTTCCATTTACGAGTATTCCCACTACTCCATTCGCGGTGGCAGCGCCGGTTTGAGCTACGATTACGCATCGAGTTGGTCTTTTTCGCCGGCGGAGATGATCACGTTTTTTGTGCCGTCCTTTTTCGGCTTTGGCGGCGCCACTTACTGGGGAAAGATGCCTTTCACCGATTACCCACTCTACATGGGAATCATTGTTTTGTTTTTAGCCGGCATCGCGCTTGTTCTGAAACGAGACCGCTACACGATTTTCTTTTCCGTCATCGCTCTGTTTTCGCTCATCGTTTCTTTTGGCAAACATCTGCCGATTTTGTACGATCCCATGTTCAAATTTTTGCCTTTTTTCAACAAATTCCGAGTGCCGAGCATGATTCACATTTTGCTTGACTTGTCAATGGTCATTTTGGCGGGACTCGGCGTGGGCTATTTGATGGAATTGAAAGAAAAAGCAAAAGAAAAATCCAATGATTTGGAGAAAAAGCTCAAAAATGTGAAAAACTATTTTTACATTTTCGGCGGCGTGGCAATGGTGATCATGCTGTTTGTGGCTCTGAGCAGAAACACAATTTTCAATTGGATGAGCCACGCGGCGCGACCGCTGTCTGCGGACGCCATGAAAGTCGCTTACAAGATGGCGCTGACAGACTCGGTAGTGATGTTGATTCTGCTTGGCGCAGCCGGCTTTCTCGTCATCTACTATTTGTCCAGTCAGATGAAAGAAAATTTGCTGGGACTGTCGCTCATTTTGCTGGTGATTGTGGATTTCTGGGTCATCGATTTCAAAATCATTCATCCTAAACCCGCGATGCAGGAATCGGCATATTTTCAGAAAACCGATGTGGTTTCTTTCCTGGAAAAACAGCCGGGACCGTTTCGAATTTATCCGGTCAAGTTAAATCAGCCCGGCGAAAAACCGGACAATTGGTGGATGTATTTTAAGCTGCAAAATATCTACGGCTATCATGCGGCGAAAATCAAAATTTATCAGGAAACGATGGACGAAATTCAATTTCCACAAATGTTTTTGTTCAAATATCTGAAACAGGGCGTCGATGAAAAAGGGAAGCGCGGCTGGATGTTTCGCGCGCCCAATGAAATCGATGCGAAATTGGCGGCCGGGCAAGCGACTTTTTTGGACATGCTCAATTGCCGCTACGTGATTTCGTCCTATCCGTTGCCGGACACCTCGTTTCAGATGGTTTTTCGCGGCTCGCAATTTGTTTTTAAAAACAAAAAAGCCCTGCCGCGCGCGTTTTTTGTTGATTCAGTGATTGTTACACCGGACAAAGCAGGGATTTTTGCGCAGTTCGAGTCAGGAAAATTTGATCCGAAGAAACTGGCAATTTTGGAGGAGCCGCCAGCATTTGCTGTGCGTGGCAGCCAGGGTAATAGTGTGGCGGTTACTAACTACGACATTCACGACATTAAACTTAAAGCCTCGGTGAAAACGCCGGGACTGATGGTGCTGTCCGAGGTCTTTTATCCAGCCGGGTGGCATGCGTATGTGGATGGACAAAAGACAAAAATTTACAAAACGAATTATATTTTGCGTTCCATTTTTCTCCAACCCGGCGAGCATAAAATTGAATTTAAATTTGAACCGGCGTCGTTCAAAATTGGGTTGTTGATTAGTTTGTTCAGTTTACTGGCGGTCGTTGCTGCGTTTGTGATTTCCATTCGCAAACAAAAGTCACAGTAAAATTAAAAGTGTACTCCGCTTCAAAAGTGGGGTACACTTGGCACTAAAAAATAGGGCATATTTAAAAACTTAAAATGAACATGCGAAAATTACTCTATCAATTATCCGACCGTTTCTCGCTGATTTTGTTCACGCTGGCGATTTTGTTAATTTTCATTCTCCTTTATTACTCTCAGTCAATCGTCCACGATTTGCGCGTGCAATCGAGGAATATCATCGAATTTTACGCGCGGGTGCATTCGCGCGCCGCCATGGAAGAAGACGCGACATTGGTGAATTTTCTCTTTGAAGAAATCATCAAACGCACCAATTTCCCGGTGATTCTGACCGATTCCAACAAAATGCCGGACACCTGGGTGGGCATTGGCATTGATTCCAACGATCGCTCGCCGGAAATGCTGAAAAAAGTGAAAAAAATGGTAACGCGTCTGGAGCGGGAAATCGATCCCGTGCCGATAAAATACACCATGCCCGACGGCAAAGAAAAGGTTTTGGGCTATCTTTTTTACGGCGACTCTCATTTGATCACTCGTCTCGTCTGGCTACCGTACGTGGAAATCGGCGTCATCGGCCTGTTCATTTTGGTCGCGCTGATGGGATTCTGGAGCATTAAAAAAAGCGAGGAACGGTTCATCTGGGTCGGGTTGACCAAAGAAACGGCGCATCAATTAGGGACGCCGTTGTCCTCGATGATGGGCTGGATGGAATTGATGCGAGCAGAGCAAGGGGAAAAAGATTCGATTCTGGATGAAATGGAAAATGATTTGCAGCGTTTGTCCAAAGTGACGGCGCGTTTTTCGCAGATCGGCTCCAGGGCGCATTTGAAAAAGCAGCCGATTTTACCGATTCTTCGGGACGCGATCCGCTATTTTCAACGCCGGCTGCCGCACACGGGCAAGGAGGTGAAAATTGTGGAAAATTTTACTGAAAGCCCGGAAGTAGCGATCAATCGCGATCTGTTTGAATGGGTGGTAGAAAATATGATCAAAAATTCTCTGGATGCCATTGAAAAAAAACAAGGAGTTATCGAAATTTCTACCGGCT contains:
- a CDS encoding ferritin, with protein sequence MANEGYREQIDKLSNETKDMHRAITSLTEELEAVDWYNQRVDACSDDELGAILAHNRDEEKEHAAMILEWIRRKDPTFDHELKDYLFSEKPIAHK
- a CDS encoding YfhO family protein, producing the protein MGKKKKKKITQAQLKSERKPNFFSAHPHWSAAIILFVLLLIFYYPIVFENKTLLPPDTLTAKSYNTFVKDALKSGTYPLWNPYIFSGMPSFASLSSAPLVNIVDSIVQYSIQAVRYVIPLTPFMRIILNYVFFGMLVYLLLNSLKVNRYASLFGAIAVMFVPQYVAFTAFGHNTKFLSLVLIPLIFWSVDRMIKKQNLFYFSLTALALGFQLIRAHVQVCYYTYLLLGIYIIYLAVIELRESKKITETLKGFGLLVAAGIAAVAMSAVMYVSIYEYSHYSIRGGSAGLSYDYASSWSFSPAEMITFFVPSFFGFGGATYWGKMPFTDYPLYMGIIVLFLAGIALVLKRDRYTIFFSVIALFSLIVSFGKHLPILYDPMFKFLPFFNKFRVPSMIHILLDLSMVILAGLGVGYLMELKEKAKEKSNDLEKKLKNVKNYFYIFGGVAMVIMLFVALSRNTIFNWMSHAARPLSADAMKVAYKMALTDSVVMLILLGAAGFLVIYYLSSQMKENLLGLSLILLVIVDFWVIDFKIIHPKPAMQESAYFQKTDVVSFLEKQPGPFRIYPVKLNQPGEKPDNWWMYFKLQNIYGYHAAKIKIYQETMDEIQFPQMFLFKYLKQGVDEKGKRGWMFRAPNEIDAKLAAGQATFLDMLNCRYVISSYPLPDTSFQMVFRGSQFVFKNKKALPRAFFVDSVIVTPDKAGIFAQFESGKFDPKKLAILEEPPAFAVRGSQGNSVAVTNYDIHDIKLKASVKTPGLMVLSEVFYPAGWHAYVDGQKTKIYKTNYILRSIFLQPGEHKIEFKFEPASFKIGLLISLFSLLAVVAAFVISIRKQKSQ
- a CDS encoding HAMP domain-containing histidine kinase — encoded protein: MRKLLYQLSDRFSLILFTLAILLIFILLYYSQSIVHDLRVQSRNIIEFYARVHSRAAMEEDATLVNFLFEEIIKRTNFPVILTDSNKMPDTWVGIGIDSNDRSPEMLKKVKKMVTRLEREIDPVPIKYTMPDGKEKVLGYLFYGDSHLITRLVWLPYVEIGVIGLFILVALMGFWSIKKSEERFIWVGLTKETAHQLGTPLSSMMGWMELMRAEQGEKDSILDEMENDLQRLSKVTARFSQIGSRAHLKKQPILPILRDAIRYFQRRLPHTGKEVKIVENFTESPEVAINRDLFEWVVENMIKNSLDAIEKKQGVIEISTGYVKGKTNRVYIDIRDNGKGIPAKTRRMVFKPGFSTKKRGWGLGLNLAKRIIEEFHGGRLIIKETKPGEGTTMRILLKG